A stretch of the Pseudoalteromonas phenolica genome encodes the following:
- a CDS encoding alkaline phosphatase PhoX: MKTNGLKLSALTLSILVALSGCIDGDDGAQGAQGPQGETGQQGVQGEVGENGNVALINLVELGESADCTDGATRIDAGVDANGNGTLESGEVQSSTTMCSAAARTSAMLAAGAQIKFDPVAAPETNFEKRQIMTGQAKAVNGDSVQQINASYNILARSGDQYGDTVFGQLIDKDGQPFFTEDGERIVVNSNEFTSLLPIGDRLFSVSQMESRPGAMFLMELNQNKQNGELTVKDMWQLDMSDIDGGWVHCAGSVTPWNTHLASEEYEPNARNTTPSSSMVAYLGGNDADWNPYFYGWPIEIAVDASKTVPDSELTKHYSIGRLAYELEYVMPDQKTVYLTDDGTNVGLYMFLADKEGDLSAGTMYAMKWNQTSAEGMGAADLTWINLGHATSAEIEPYVRGNKKVTFNDIFMTEEPVDGKCSAEFTSINAGGNGQECLQLIEGMDKVASRLETRRYAAMMGATTELRKEEGITFAEDKGKLYLAMSAIERGMEDGKKGGVENDAYDIGGSNDIKLDGYNKCGGVYQLDVAANAEIGSEYVATNISGLIQGIPAYTGYGPESTIQKNPEAFDNAQNKCHIDSLANPDNVTYMSGHNTLIIGEDTGSGHQNDVIWAYDFDKETLTRIQTTPYGAETTSPYWYPNINGWAYLMSVVQHPYGESDRDMSTNTGENRAYTGYVGPFPAKAE, translated from the coding sequence ATGAAAACGAATGGATTAAAGCTCAGTGCGCTCACACTCAGTATTTTGGTTGCATTATCAGGATGTATCGACGGTGATGACGGTGCGCAGGGCGCGCAAGGTCCACAAGGTGAAACGGGTCAACAAGGTGTGCAAGGTGAAGTAGGTGAAAACGGAAACGTTGCGCTGATTAACTTAGTTGAGCTTGGCGAAAGTGCTGATTGTACTGACGGTGCAACACGCATTGATGCGGGTGTTGATGCAAACGGTAACGGCACATTAGAGTCAGGCGAAGTACAAAGCTCTACAACTATGTGTAGCGCAGCAGCACGTACATCAGCAATGCTAGCAGCAGGCGCACAAATTAAGTTTGACCCAGTTGCAGCACCTGAAACGAACTTTGAAAAGCGTCAGATCATGACTGGTCAGGCTAAGGCGGTAAACGGTGACTCTGTTCAACAGATTAATGCTTCTTATAACATCTTAGCGCGCTCTGGCGACCAATATGGCGATACCGTATTCGGTCAGCTAATCGACAAAGACGGTCAGCCTTTTTTCACTGAAGATGGCGAGCGTATTGTAGTTAATTCAAACGAATTCACGTCTCTATTACCCATTGGCGACCGTTTATTCTCTGTGTCACAAATGGAATCTCGCCCGGGTGCGATGTTCTTAATGGAACTAAACCAGAACAAACAAAACGGCGAATTAACCGTTAAAGATATGTGGCAGTTAGATATGTCAGATATTGATGGTGGTTGGGTACATTGTGCGGGTTCAGTTACACCATGGAATACTCATTTAGCGTCTGAAGAATATGAGCCGAATGCACGTAATACGACGCCAAGCTCAAGTATGGTTGCTTATTTAGGTGGCAATGATGCAGATTGGAACCCTTACTTCTACGGTTGGCCAATCGAAATTGCAGTTGATGCATCTAAAACAGTACCTGATTCTGAGTTAACTAAGCACTATTCAATTGGTCGTTTAGCGTACGAGTTAGAATACGTGATGCCTGACCAAAAAACTGTTTATCTTACAGACGATGGTACAAACGTTGGTTTATACATGTTCTTAGCAGATAAAGAAGGTGATTTATCGGCTGGTACTATGTACGCAATGAAGTGGAATCAAACAAGTGCTGAGGGCATGGGAGCTGCAGACCTTACTTGGATCAATCTAGGTCACGCAACGTCTGCTGAAATCGAGCCATATGTTCGTGGCAATAAAAAAGTTACTTTCAATGACATCTTCATGACTGAAGAGCCTGTTGATGGCAAGTGTTCTGCTGAATTTACGTCAATCAATGCGGGTGGTAACGGTCAAGAGTGTTTGCAACTGATTGAAGGTATGGACAAAGTGGCGTCTCGTTTAGAAACACGTCGCTACGCTGCAATGATGGGTGCTACAACTGAGCTTCGTAAAGAAGAAGGTATTACGTTCGCTGAAGACAAGGGCAAACTTTACCTAGCTATGTCGGCAATCGAGCGTGGCATGGAAGACGGTAAGAAGGGCGGTGTTGAAAATGATGCATACGACATCGGTGGTAGCAACGACATTAAACTCGACGGTTATAACAAATGCGGCGGTGTTTATCAGTTAGATGTTGCTGCAAATGCAGAAATTGGCTCTGAGTATGTAGCAACGAATATCTCAGGTTTAATTCAAGGTATTCCAGCATATACAGGTTATGGCCCTGAAAGCACAATTCAGAAAAACCCAGAAGCATTTGATAACGCACAAAATAAGTGTCACATAGACAGTCTTGCGAACCCTGATAACGTGACTTACATGTCGGGCCATAACACGCTGATCATTGGTGAAGATACAGGTAGTGGTCACCAGAACGATGTGATTTGGGCGTACGATTTCGACAAAGAAACCCTAACGCGTATTCAAACTACACCTTATGGCGCAGAGACAACGTCGCCTTATTGGTATCCAAACATCAATGGTTGGGCTTATTTGATGTCAGTCGTTCAGCACCCATACGGTGAATCTGATAGAGACATGAGTACTAACACTGGTGAAAACCGTGCTTATACAGGTTATGTAGGTCCTTTCCCTGCAAAAGCTGAGTAA
- a CDS encoding manganese efflux pump: MTLIWEFILACILMGLAIGLDVAIVTAIYAKQLSVSSVKNRWVVGVTATHTLFPMFGYMLSYFGLKWLPSISPIIGLVAFAFIAYFLYQELQDYHEGEEASFTHKAISWALIIAVSWDALWSGPAKSAQIINWPESLVWLSFFVVGGLVLLSSQIGLWLGRYLVASQKDPKVNRGWHWLQYSTIAYFGLLALFRYTFNSQVHDGAIFMLAATLVGSYVFYPARQNRG, from the coding sequence ATGACTTTGATCTGGGAATTTATTTTAGCCTGTATTTTAATGGGCTTAGCAATCGGTTTAGATGTGGCCATTGTTACGGCTATTTATGCTAAACAGCTAAGTGTTAGCTCAGTTAAAAATCGCTGGGTTGTCGGTGTAACAGCAACCCATACTTTGTTTCCGATGTTTGGTTATATGCTGAGTTATTTTGGTTTGAAATGGCTACCGAGCATTAGCCCTATTATTGGTTTAGTTGCTTTCGCGTTTATTGCTTATTTTCTGTATCAAGAATTGCAAGACTATCACGAAGGTGAGGAGGCCAGCTTTACGCATAAAGCAATTTCATGGGCGTTGATCATCGCTGTGAGTTGGGATGCGCTTTGGTCAGGACCAGCGAAATCGGCGCAGATCATCAATTGGCCAGAATCATTGGTTTGGCTGTCGTTTTTTGTGGTTGGCGGATTAGTGTTATTGTCATCGCAAATAGGCTTATGGCTTGGTCGCTATCTAGTTGCGTCTCAGAAAGATCCTAAGGTAAATCGAGGCTGGCACTGGTTGCAATATTCGACCATAGCTTATTTCGGTTTGTTGGCATTATTTAGATATACCTTTAATAGCCAAGTTCATGACGGCGCGATATTTATGCTGGCGGCAACACTTGTGGGCAGTTATGTGTTTTATCCGGCGAGGCAAAATAGAGGATAG
- a CDS encoding substrate-binding periplasmic protein: MRLSIRLFLLLFSLNVFAQCDKDKTVHVGIGATWPPYVMYQQDRAFGLEVDISRKVFQKAGYCVEFVRLPTTDRAIKELSIGLVDALPSSSFNQEREKIAAFSAPYRRERMRLFTHLPIEPIDNLEALFEQRMSFVINPGAFYGDEFDGHFQKPENKPLFAFVKSIKQRMSMVHLKRVEFLVEDEMAGLYYFSTYQGGNILLHPYVINDNPIHFMLNRERFTEQDIDKINGAIEKLEKDIGLIIERYSTSSSTLSLSQIK; the protein is encoded by the coding sequence TTGCGACTGAGTATTCGTCTTTTCCTATTGCTATTCAGCCTTAACGTGTTTGCACAATGTGACAAAGACAAAACTGTGCACGTTGGTATTGGTGCAACCTGGCCACCCTATGTGATGTATCAACAAGACAGAGCCTTTGGACTAGAAGTCGATATAAGCAGAAAAGTATTTCAAAAGGCTGGATATTGCGTTGAATTTGTCAGGTTGCCGACCACTGACAGAGCTATAAAAGAACTCAGTATTGGCTTAGTTGATGCACTTCCCTCTTCAAGTTTTAACCAAGAACGAGAAAAGATCGCCGCCTTTTCAGCGCCATACCGACGTGAAAGAATGCGATTATTCACGCACCTCCCAATTGAACCTATCGACAACTTAGAAGCCTTATTCGAGCAAAGAATGTCATTTGTGATTAACCCTGGGGCATTTTATGGCGATGAATTTGATGGGCATTTTCAAAAACCAGAAAATAAACCGCTGTTTGCTTTTGTGAAGAGCATTAAACAGCGCATGAGCATGGTGCATCTAAAAAGAGTGGAATTTTTGGTTGAAGATGAAATGGCCGGGCTTTACTACTTCTCTACGTACCAAGGCGGTAATATTCTACTTCACCCTTATGTCATCAATGATAACCCCATTCACTTTATGCTTAATCGTGAGCGGTTTACAGAACAAGACATCGATAAAATCAATGGTGCAATTGAGAAGCTAGAAAAAGATATTGGTTTAATTATTGAGCGCTATAGCACATCTTCGTCTACACTAAGTTTAAGTCAGATCAAATAG
- a CDS encoding DUF5916 domain-containing protein yields MKRIKHTLKTWLKRSPVTIALSSAFVLPNTFAAQIDGILDEVQWQNAQVINLDKTTSPFTLAQADKQTQVKYFSSEEGIHVAVIATQALGEQTSMRTARDSDLESDFIELIIDFDNGKNTAYGFALGNGGSMRDGIWQNNNNFKSDWDGTWFGKTSQTDTGWIAEYLIPWNVAPMAKIDGNDRQMGIYVRRHDVKSNKSYSHAPTSSSQPDFLREFSQIKVANHASSSLDIFASATYQNDMLNDTDDSNIGIDIFWRPDASQQLSVALNPDFGQVESDGLVVNFSPFETFFAERRPFFTENQALFDIQGNAGMRLVHTRRIGVYGDIDAAVKYTSNGQNNDFGVMAVFEDDGHFNDKESNKFATARAQHRFEDSQVGYLVTYADKATQGRESQVHSIDYRTDVSDTLQIRAQINGSFVDSDKHKDQVDGYGAWLNFVHKFSDNWQQRLNFTVYDEEFQVNDLGFLSRSDLQRVWYNNERYFTDFDESSSLKQRRVEGYFMRDHNSDGDHLRTEIGITGTEEYKDSAFWFWRFDYTSSGLDDRTTRGNGDFNLGSGREFFTEYNFGSQNKFRHHVAFGLQSYDREGDGGRFHYHPSYYFTDKYRVSWSLWAVQQKQSLYWIDNQLARYDYKQLENSLDFDATIDDKQEVRVRFQWVSVTGKNGNQFAINEHGDLYDANTQVSDFSRSTTRLQIRYRYEIAPLSNIYLVYSRGGQSIDDLDQSNFSLFKEGWDNRTGDNFVAKIRYRF; encoded by the coding sequence ATGAAAAGAATAAAACATACACTTAAAACATGGTTAAAGCGCTCCCCCGTTACCATCGCTCTTTCAAGTGCCTTTGTATTACCAAACACCTTTGCAGCCCAAATCGATGGGATACTCGACGAAGTTCAATGGCAAAACGCTCAGGTTATCAATTTAGATAAAACTACCAGTCCATTCACCCTTGCCCAAGCTGATAAGCAAACTCAGGTAAAATACTTCTCTAGCGAAGAAGGTATACACGTTGCCGTTATTGCCACGCAAGCACTCGGTGAGCAAACCTCGATGCGTACCGCGCGTGACAGTGATTTAGAAAGTGACTTTATTGAACTTATTATCGATTTTGATAATGGTAAAAACACCGCTTATGGCTTTGCGCTAGGAAATGGTGGTTCAATGCGCGACGGTATTTGGCAAAACAATAACAATTTCAAAAGTGATTGGGATGGCACCTGGTTTGGTAAAACCAGCCAAACTGACACAGGCTGGATCGCTGAATATTTGATCCCTTGGAACGTTGCACCAATGGCGAAAATCGACGGTAACGATCGTCAAATGGGCATTTACGTTCGACGTCATGATGTAAAATCGAACAAAAGCTACAGTCATGCACCAACCTCATCGAGTCAGCCCGACTTTTTGCGTGAATTCAGTCAAATTAAGGTCGCTAACCACGCTAGCTCATCTTTAGATATTTTCGCTTCTGCAACATATCAAAACGATATGCTTAACGACACTGACGACAGCAATATTGGCATAGATATCTTCTGGCGTCCGGATGCAAGCCAACAATTAAGTGTGGCATTAAACCCTGACTTTGGTCAGGTAGAATCTGATGGCTTAGTCGTTAACTTTTCACCATTCGAAACTTTTTTTGCTGAGCGTCGCCCTTTCTTCACAGAAAACCAAGCCTTATTCGATATTCAAGGTAATGCCGGTATGCGCCTAGTTCACACTCGTCGAATTGGTGTTTATGGCGATATTGATGCCGCTGTTAAATATACGTCTAATGGTCAGAATAATGATTTTGGCGTGATGGCAGTATTTGAAGATGACGGTCATTTTAACGACAAAGAATCAAACAAATTTGCTACAGCTAGAGCCCAGCATCGTTTTGAGGACTCTCAGGTTGGCTACCTAGTTACCTATGCAGACAAAGCCACCCAAGGTCGAGAGTCTCAGGTTCACAGTATCGATTACCGTACTGACGTGTCTGATACATTGCAAATTCGTGCACAAATAAACGGCAGTTTTGTTGATTCTGACAAACATAAAGATCAGGTTGATGGTTATGGTGCATGGCTGAACTTTGTGCATAAATTCAGTGATAACTGGCAACAACGCTTAAACTTCACGGTTTACGATGAAGAGTTTCAAGTCAATGATTTAGGCTTTTTATCACGCTCAGATTTACAACGTGTTTGGTATAACAACGAACGTTACTTCACCGATTTTGATGAAAGCAGTAGCTTAAAACAGCGTCGCGTTGAAGGGTACTTTATGCGAGATCACAACAGTGATGGCGATCATCTAAGAACTGAAATCGGAATAACAGGTACCGAAGAGTACAAAGACAGTGCTTTCTGGTTCTGGCGTTTCGACTATACGTCTTCAGGCCTTGATGACAGAACAACCCGAGGCAATGGCGACTTTAATTTAGGTTCAGGCCGTGAGTTTTTCACTGAGTACAACTTTGGTAGCCAGAACAAATTCCGTCACCATGTGGCTTTTGGTCTACAAAGTTATGACCGTGAAGGCGATGGTGGCCGTTTCCACTATCACCCAAGCTACTACTTCACCGATAAGTACCGTGTGTCATGGAGTTTATGGGCTGTACAGCAAAAGCAAAGCTTATATTGGATAGACAACCAGTTGGCGCGATATGACTACAAACAATTAGAAAACAGCTTAGACTTTGACGCAACCATCGATGACAAGCAAGAAGTTCGAGTACGTTTCCAGTGGGTTAGTGTAACGGGTAAAAATGGTAACCAGTTTGCCATTAATGAGCATGGCGACTTATACGATGCCAACACCCAAGTAAGTGACTTTTCTCGTTCAACGACGCGACTTCAAATACGCTACCGTTATGAGATTGCTCCACTTTCAAACATCTATTTGGTGTATAGCCGTGGCGGACAATCTATCGATGATTTAGATCAGAGTAACTTCTCGCTATTCAAAGAGGGCTGGGACAATCGTACCGGCGACAACTTTGTAGCGAAAATTCGCTACCGCTTCTAA
- the brnQ gene encoding branched-chain amino acid transport system II carrier protein, with protein sequence MSKSSLLTLGFMTFALFLGAGNVIFPPQLGQGSGEFFWPATIGFLITAVGLPALTLIAIGYMGGSEALTNKLPRAGHLLFWGVLFLSIGPLFSLPRTFSVSFEFIAKPFFADWALLPFSLVMAATTLFFALSPGKLMDRIGKILTPVLLLMLLFIAISAFLYPHGQLENTAEQYQSFAIASGLSEGYMTMDVLGAVGFGWLVINALKSAAPNAPVVPNLIKIVLISSVAMCFVYIAIAFVGANYGIVESNGGALLSNYMNWIYGTPGVLLMGIIVTLACLTTAIGLTCACAEFTSQNFKSINYKASTITIVAITTLVANLGLDLLIAITLPLVVVLHPVAISIILLGLFYLKRPLNGLVYSLTIAAAITGGIIDALKILGNMPEQLHNIFVNYLPLYQYNAGWIVPTLVVFAVANMLFQSREKAAQATA encoded by the coding sequence ATGTCAAAGTCTTCTCTATTAACGCTTGGGTTTATGACCTTTGCGTTATTTTTAGGTGCGGGTAACGTTATTTTTCCGCCACAATTAGGCCAAGGTTCAGGTGAGTTTTTCTGGCCAGCAACCATAGGTTTTTTAATCACCGCAGTGGGATTACCTGCCCTCACCCTTATTGCCATCGGCTACATGGGCGGTAGTGAGGCGCTGACAAACAAACTACCACGCGCAGGCCATTTACTATTTTGGGGTGTATTGTTTCTATCAATTGGCCCGCTATTTTCATTGCCAAGAACATTTAGCGTGTCATTTGAGTTTATTGCCAAACCATTTTTCGCCGACTGGGCTTTATTGCCGTTTTCTTTAGTGATGGCTGCAACCACGCTTTTCTTTGCCCTTAGCCCTGGCAAGCTAATGGATAGAATTGGTAAAATCCTAACGCCCGTTTTATTACTGATGCTGTTATTTATCGCAATCAGTGCATTCTTATACCCGCACGGACAACTCGAAAACACCGCTGAGCAATATCAATCTTTCGCCATTGCCTCTGGTCTATCAGAAGGTTATATGACTATGGATGTGCTAGGTGCTGTGGGCTTCGGCTGGCTAGTGATCAATGCACTTAAAAGTGCAGCCCCTAATGCGCCTGTTGTGCCTAACCTAATAAAAATAGTGCTGATTTCTAGTGTTGCGATGTGTTTCGTTTATATCGCAATTGCTTTTGTGGGTGCCAATTACGGCATTGTTGAAAGCAATGGTGGTGCGCTGCTATCAAATTACATGAATTGGATCTATGGCACGCCAGGCGTCTTATTAATGGGTATAATTGTAACACTTGCTTGTTTGACTACAGCCATAGGTTTGACCTGTGCCTGCGCAGAATTTACTAGCCAAAACTTCAAAAGCATTAACTACAAAGCAAGTACGATTACGATTGTCGCCATTACAACATTGGTAGCTAATTTAGGCTTAGACCTGCTGATTGCTATTACATTGCCACTCGTTGTCGTACTTCACCCTGTTGCTATCAGTATTATTCTATTGGGTCTATTCTATCTGAAGCGCCCTTTAAATGGCTTGGTTTACAGTTTAACCATTGCAGCCGCGATCACCGGCGGTATCATTGATGCGCTCAAGATCCTTGGCAATATGCCAGAGCAACTGCATAATATTTTTGTAAATTACTTACCTTTATATCAATACAATGCTGGCTGGATTGTGCCGACATTAGTCGTTTTTGCAGTTGCAAATATGCTATTCCAAAGCAGAGAAAAAGCTGCTCAGGCAACCGCTTAG
- a CDS encoding outer membrane beta-barrel protein, translating to MKIRAILLATSLISSSAFASTLNFDYVEAGYATVSFDDSRFDPKGLGLKLSKQVEENFLIKASYIGTSDSDDHDDYELGQLYVGFGFLKQLEGDKAIEISPYYGKLKSDIEYTNNIRSNKSSYDTKAYGLEANYHFAFSEAVDMLVGAGYERLEFDSESENNTFYQVQLNYNFSKRFTFNFSHKNVKSYKNTGLNIRYNF from the coding sequence ATGAAAATTCGTGCAATTCTTCTAGCAACCTCGCTTATTTCATCATCTGCTTTTGCAAGCACCTTAAACTTTGACTATGTTGAGGCTGGCTATGCAACAGTGTCGTTTGACGATTCCAGATTTGATCCAAAGGGTTTAGGGTTAAAGTTAAGTAAGCAAGTAGAAGAAAACTTTTTAATCAAAGCCAGTTACATAGGAACATCTGACTCAGATGATCATGATGATTATGAATTGGGTCAGTTATATGTCGGTTTTGGTTTTCTAAAGCAGTTAGAAGGAGATAAAGCTATTGAAATATCTCCCTACTATGGGAAATTAAAATCAGACATTGAATATACAAATAATATTAGAAGCAATAAAAGTTCATATGATACAAAAGCATATGGGTTGGAAGCCAATTATCACTTTGCATTTAGTGAAGCCGTAGACATGCTTGTTGGTGCAGGTTATGAGCGTCTGGAATTTGATTCAGAATCAGAAAATAATACTTTTTATCAAGTTCAATTAAACTACAACTTCTCTAAGCGCTTTACTTTTAATTTTTCCCACAAAAACGTGAAGAGTTACAAAAATACTGGTCTAAATATTCGTTATAACTTTTAA
- a CDS encoding beta-propeller fold lactonase family protein, whose product MKAVRFFLYIFLSITIWGANGNNLSNAKTPSFTLTDDVQGVDGLDNPRDIALSQDKKWAFVVSADDNSLSVFKVNRDLSLSHWQTIKSSNKTKLEGALSVVSDQRGQNIYVLSYYHSALLHFSFSENSGLALQHTLSDNLPFAHVFKQPETIKPEQDTFGILGGYELAINHNTNQLFIAATVSHSVSVFNLNQDGKPILSQRIHANKDAALSGAVSIATDNTGQFLAVAGMNGKAVSMYKRSTAGKFHYYQTLKHKFDMPISVTFADNGQYLIAVDAITSDIVLAQKNHEQSFEIVKVVSEAKHGINGLNKITLSRSENTVLTFSEQSHRIDEFQLNGASLKHSKSLTPSGLKSATALEFVSSTHAISTWAKSDAIAVFKLDAN is encoded by the coding sequence TTGAAAGCAGTACGTTTTTTTCTTTATATCTTTCTATCAATCACTATTTGGGGTGCAAATGGAAATAACCTTTCTAATGCGAAAACGCCAAGTTTTACTTTAACTGATGATGTTCAAGGTGTAGATGGGTTAGATAATCCTCGCGACATTGCTTTAAGCCAAGACAAGAAGTGGGCATTTGTTGTCAGTGCTGATGATAACTCTCTTTCTGTATTTAAGGTAAATCGTGATTTATCGCTGTCACACTGGCAAACGATTAAAAGCAGTAACAAAACCAAACTCGAGGGCGCTCTTTCTGTAGTGAGCGACCAAAGAGGCCAAAACATTTATGTGTTAAGTTATTACCACAGCGCACTCTTACACTTTAGTTTTTCTGAAAATTCGGGACTGGCGTTACAGCACACCCTATCTGATAATCTGCCTTTTGCACACGTATTTAAACAGCCTGAAACCATCAAACCTGAACAAGATACGTTTGGGATATTAGGTGGATATGAGCTAGCAATTAACCACAATACTAATCAATTGTTTATCGCAGCAACCGTCAGCCATAGTGTTAGTGTATTTAACTTGAATCAAGATGGAAAACCAATACTGTCACAGCGAATTCATGCAAACAAAGATGCAGCCCTTTCAGGTGCGGTTTCTATTGCAACCGATAATACAGGCCAATTTTTGGCTGTCGCAGGTATGAATGGTAAAGCCGTATCTATGTACAAACGCAGTACAGCTGGAAAATTTCACTATTACCAAACGCTAAAACATAAATTTGATATGCCGATTTCTGTGACTTTTGCTGATAACGGCCAATATCTCATTGCAGTAGATGCCATTACTAGCGATATAGTATTGGCTCAAAAAAACCATGAGCAATCATTCGAGATCGTAAAAGTGGTAAGTGAAGCAAAGCATGGCATAAATGGCCTGAATAAAATAACCCTATCAAGAAGCGAAAACACTGTCTTAACTTTTTCTGAGCAAAGCCATCGCATTGATGAATTTCAGCTAAATGGGGCTTCACTCAAGCACTCCAAGAGCCTTACTCCAAGTGGGCTAAAATCAGCCACCGCACTTGAGTTTGTTAGTTCAACCCATGCTATCTCAACATGGGCGAAATCTGATGCAATCGCGGTATTTAAATTAGACGCCAACTAA
- a CDS encoding cytochrome ubiquinol oxidase subunit I, with translation MLDTLMLSRIQFAANISFHILFPTITIALGWFLVFFKVRFEQTGDAVWMRAYRFWVKIFALTFALGVVSGITMSFQFGTNWPGFMEKVGNIAGPLLGYEVLTAFFLEATFLGIMLFGINKVPVRVHTIACFVVAIGTTLSAFWILSLNSWMQTPVGFEMRDGIAYPTDWWAIIFNPSFPYRFTHKLIASGLTASFLIAGISSYRLLRGDDKKAPKLTLKVALVVAAVLAPLQAYVGDLHGLNTFEHQPQKVAAMEGVWETTQGAPLLLFAIPDEEQRTNHFELAVPNLASLILTHQLDGEIKGLNEFKGEHPPVKPVFFSFRVMVGLGLLMIAVAWFATFKLYKKHALPNWLLRTLVAMSFSGWVATLAGWYVTEIGRQPFIVSGVLTVDQAATTIAPENVGFSLVMYLTVYAFLLVAYLHTVFLMARKAVLIEEISQQEHVGKKRSSIEIKESAHV, from the coding sequence ATGTTAGATACATTAATGCTGTCGCGAATTCAGTTTGCGGCAAATATCAGTTTTCATATTTTATTTCCTACCATAACCATCGCGTTAGGATGGTTTCTTGTTTTCTTTAAAGTCAGATTTGAGCAAACGGGTGATGCCGTTTGGATGAGAGCATATCGTTTTTGGGTAAAAATCTTTGCGCTGACTTTTGCATTAGGCGTGGTGAGTGGCATTACCATGTCATTTCAATTCGGCACAAATTGGCCGGGTTTTATGGAAAAAGTGGGCAATATTGCAGGGCCATTACTTGGCTACGAAGTCCTAACCGCGTTTTTTCTAGAAGCAACCTTCTTAGGGATCATGTTGTTTGGCATTAATAAAGTGCCAGTGCGAGTCCATACCATCGCCTGCTTTGTGGTGGCGATTGGCACAACCTTGTCGGCATTTTGGATCCTAAGTCTTAACTCTTGGATGCAAACACCCGTTGGTTTTGAAATGCGAGACGGCATTGCTTATCCGACCGATTGGTGGGCCATCATTTTTAATCCTTCTTTTCCTTATCGTTTTACTCACAAGTTGATTGCATCAGGTCTTACAGCGAGCTTTTTGATTGCAGGGATCAGTAGTTATCGTCTGTTGCGAGGCGATGATAAGAAGGCGCCAAAACTGACGCTTAAAGTCGCGTTGGTTGTGGCTGCAGTATTAGCGCCATTGCAAGCTTATGTTGGTGATTTGCACGGCCTCAATACGTTTGAACATCAACCACAAAAAGTCGCTGCGATGGAAGGTGTATGGGAAACCACACAAGGAGCACCTTTATTGTTATTTGCTATTCCAGATGAGGAACAACGAACAAATCATTTTGAACTCGCTGTACCGAACTTGGCGAGCTTAATTTTGACTCATCAACTCGATGGTGAAATTAAAGGCTTAAATGAATTCAAAGGTGAACATCCACCTGTAAAACCAGTGTTTTTTAGCTTCAGAGTCATGGTAGGGCTGGGGTTATTAATGATAGCTGTTGCATGGTTTGCCACCTTTAAGCTTTATAAAAAGCATGCTTTGCCAAACTGGTTGTTACGTACTTTGGTGGCAATGAGCTTTTCTGGTTGGGTGGCAACTTTGGCTGGATGGTATGTAACTGAGATTGGACGTCAGCCATTTATCGTTAGTGGTGTACTCACGGTAGACCAAGCAGCAACCACCATAGCGCCTGAAAATGTTGGATTTAGTTTAGTGATGTATTTAACGGTATACGCGTTTTTATTGGTTGCCTACTTACACACGGTATTTTTGATGGCAAGAAAAGCGGTGCTTATTGAAGAAATATCTCAACAAGAGCATGTCGGAAAAAAACGTTCAAGTATTGAAATCAAGGAGTCTGCGCATGTTTGA